A part of Myxococcus landrumus genomic DNA contains:
- a CDS encoding sulfite exporter TauE/SafE family protein: MTPFFFTFVVLCFSVGAGLLGSLLGIGGGLILIPVLTLLLKVDIHYAVGASIVSVIATSSGAAAAYVRERMANLRVAMFLELATTAGALTGAFLSGRVGGRGVYLVFGAVMAYSALVMLRRMNGADDAPVPEDALADRLALHGGYWDESTGREVRYRVTRPLAGLGLMYVAGTVSGMLGIGSGALKVPAMDLTMRLPLKVSTATSNFMIGVTAAASAGVYFARGHIDPFIAGPVCVGVTLGAWLGSRHLMTRVNALWLRVLFVGVLLWVAFEMLHKGWTS, encoded by the coding sequence ATGACTCCCTTCTTCTTCACGTTCGTCGTCCTGTGCTTCTCCGTGGGTGCGGGACTGTTGGGCTCGCTGCTGGGTATCGGCGGCGGGCTCATCCTCATTCCCGTACTCACCCTGCTGCTGAAGGTGGATATCCACTACGCGGTGGGGGCTTCCATCGTCTCCGTCATCGCCACCTCCAGCGGCGCGGCGGCGGCGTACGTGCGTGAGCGCATGGCGAACCTGCGCGTCGCCATGTTCCTGGAGCTGGCCACCACCGCGGGCGCGCTCACCGGGGCCTTTCTCTCCGGCCGGGTGGGCGGGCGCGGGGTGTACCTCGTCTTCGGCGCCGTCATGGCGTACTCGGCGCTGGTGATGCTGCGCCGGATGAACGGCGCCGACGATGCGCCCGTGCCCGAGGATGCGCTGGCGGACCGGCTGGCGCTGCACGGTGGCTACTGGGACGAGTCCACGGGCCGCGAGGTGCGCTACCGCGTCACCCGTCCCCTGGCGGGACTGGGATTGATGTACGTGGCGGGCACGGTGAGCGGCATGTTGGGCATCGGCTCGGGCGCGCTGAAGGTGCCGGCCATGGACCTGACGATGCGGCTGCCGCTGAAGGTGTCCACGGCCACCAGCAACTTCATGATTGGCGTGACGGCGGCGGCGAGCGCGGGCGTGTACTTCGCGCGAGGCCACATCGACCCGTTCATCGCCGGGCCCGTGTGCGTGGGCGTCACGTTGGGCGCGTGGCTGGGCTCGCGCCATCTCATGACGCGGGTGAATGCCCTGTGGCTGCGCGTGCTCTTCGTGGGCGTGTTGTTGTGGGTCGCGTTCGAGATGCTGCACAAGGGGTGGACGTCATGA
- a CDS encoding DUF1634 domain-containing protein — protein MKEPPVPRVSPPPEPEAVPLVPELLISDLLRHGVVASLSLVTLGTVVTFFRHPDYLVSSEALERLTAPHPVPHGLAEVVAGALAARGQSFVMAGLLVMMAVPVMRVALSLLIFRQQKDKVFVAITTAVLVLLLVSFLVGAAEG, from the coding sequence ATGAAGGAGCCGCCCGTGCCCCGCGTGTCGCCACCGCCCGAGCCCGAGGCCGTCCCGCTGGTGCCGGAGCTGCTCATCAGCGACCTCTTGCGCCACGGTGTCGTCGCGAGCCTGTCGCTGGTGACGCTGGGCACGGTGGTGACGTTCTTCCGCCACCCCGACTATCTCGTGTCCTCGGAGGCGCTGGAGCGCCTCACCGCGCCACACCCCGTTCCGCATGGGCTGGCGGAGGTGGTGGCGGGAGCGCTGGCCGCGCGCGGCCAGTCGTTCGTCATGGCGGGGCTCCTGGTGATGATGGCCGTGCCGGTGATGCGCGTGGCGCTGTCGCTGCTCATCTTCCGGCAGCAGAAGGACAAGGTCTTCGTGGCCATCACCACCGCGGTGCTGGTGCTGCTCCTGGTGTCCTTCCTGGTGGGCGCGGCGGAGGGCTGA
- a CDS encoding SixA phosphatase family protein has translation MSPRELPLLFVRHAEAEDTHVLGDAARSLTPEGRALFRQHARKLARLTPLRGIITSPLVRAVQTAELLAEALGLSRVEVHPALIPRRSGARRILKLARELGTGFALVGHNPSLEQALALALGDDTQAPEKLRKGTAVALRHTGDDGDFQLVWWASPGRVLRRYDGDR, from the coding sequence ATGTCTCCTCGAGAGCTCCCGTTGTTGTTCGTCCGACATGCCGAAGCCGAGGACACCCACGTCCTGGGCGATGCGGCCCGCTCGCTGACGCCCGAAGGCCGCGCCCTCTTCCGCCAGCACGCGCGCAAGCTGGCCCGGCTCACACCCCTGCGGGGCATCATCACCAGCCCCCTGGTGCGCGCCGTCCAGACCGCGGAGCTCCTGGCCGAGGCCCTGGGCCTGTCCCGCGTGGAGGTGCACCCCGCGCTGATTCCACGCAGGAGCGGCGCGCGGCGCATCCTGAAGCTGGCGCGGGAGCTGGGCACGGGCTTCGCGCTGGTGGGCCACAACCCCTCGCTGGAGCAGGCCCTGGCGCTCGCGCTGGGAGACGACACTCAGGCCCCGGAGAAGCTGCGCAAGGGCACCGCCGTGGCGCTGCGGCACACGGGGGATGACGGAGACTTCCAGCTCGTCTGGTGGGCCTCTCCTGGCCGCGTGTTGAGGCGCTACGACGGAGACCGGTGA
- a CDS encoding metallophosphoesterase family protein, with the protein MRVAILADIHGNLPACEAVLEDIARSVAPDYIVAAGDLALRGAHPRETVDLLFDRCDSVLMGNTDCYLAGNYLGGAYRERDHWKTELLRWTRDQLGESLLQKLGALPFSVRYTPRKGQDLFVCHANPRNLEESLDPTLDDVAVRRYFAHLDAAACAFGHLHFPYRRRVGRMLIADVASAGIPRDGDLRPAYGVFTYTPKGWRVQIRRVRYPVRKATQALTARRVPGGPLLIHKLVEARYRHHHALMEAARRHSGLPPPGPVLRPPPGAPVRNAAVPLEGRAPVDVDPASLPTDLDGTVTDAAPLPLDVLNDLDG; encoded by the coding sequence ATGCGGGTCGCAATCCTCGCCGACATTCACGGCAATCTCCCCGCCTGCGAGGCCGTCCTCGAGGACATCGCCCGCTCCGTGGCGCCGGACTACATCGTCGCGGCCGGAGACCTGGCGCTGCGCGGTGCGCACCCTCGCGAGACGGTGGACCTCCTCTTCGACCGCTGCGACTCGGTGCTGATGGGGAACACGGACTGCTACCTCGCCGGGAACTACCTGGGAGGTGCCTACCGCGAGCGCGACCACTGGAAGACGGAGCTGTTGCGCTGGACGCGAGACCAGCTGGGTGAGTCGCTGCTGCAGAAGCTGGGCGCCCTGCCCTTCTCCGTGCGCTACACGCCGCGCAAGGGCCAGGACCTCTTCGTCTGCCACGCCAACCCGCGCAACCTCGAGGAGTCGCTGGACCCCACGTTGGATGACGTCGCCGTGCGCCGCTACTTCGCGCACCTGGACGCCGCCGCGTGCGCCTTCGGCCACTTGCACTTCCCCTACCGCCGCCGCGTGGGCCGCATGCTCATCGCGGACGTGGCCAGCGCGGGCATTCCTCGCGATGGTGACTTGCGTCCCGCCTACGGCGTCTTCACGTACACGCCCAAGGGCTGGCGCGTGCAGATTCGCCGCGTGCGCTATCCGGTGCGCAAGGCCACCCAGGCGCTCACCGCGCGCCGCGTCCCCGGTGGCCCGCTGCTCATCCACAAGCTGGTGGAGGCGCGCTACCGCCACCACCACGCGCTGATGGAGGCCGCGCGCCGCCACTCCGGCCTGCCTCCTCCGGGCCCCGTGCTGCGGCCGCCTCCGGGCGCGCCCGTGCGCAACGCCGCCGTGCCACTGGAAGGACGTGCTCCGGTGGACGTGGACCCCGCCTCGCTGCCCACGGACCTTGACGGAACCGTGACAGATGCGGCGCCGCTGCCCCTGGATGTGTTGAACGACCTGGACGGCTAG